In Desulfobulbus oralis, one DNA window encodes the following:
- a CDS encoding catalase produces MQKEKTTKCPMEKNGLGDPLPSKNACVGDHPHITSAAGAPVESNQDAMTVGARGPMLLQDVWFLEKLAHFDREVIPERRMHAKGSGAYGVFTVTHDISRYSKAKIFAEIGKKTEMFARFSTVAGERGAADAERDIRGFALKFYTEEGNWDMVGNNTPVFFFRDPLKFPDLNHAVKRDPRTNMRSPNNNWDFWSSLPEALHQVTIIMSDRGIPSSYRFMHGFSSHAYSMINADNRRVWVKFHFRSQQGILNLTDQEAAVVVGNDRESHQRDLYTAIEKGQFPKWKMYIQVMSEEQAKAMPYNPFDLTKVWYKHEFPLIEVGEFELNRNPDNYFAEVEQAAFNPANVVPGISFSPDRMLQGRLFSYSDAQRYRLGVNHHQIPVNAPRGVKHPHSYHRDGLMRVDGNRGSENHYEPNSYGNWKDHIDQLQPSQRADGDIYRYDFREDDHDYYSQPGKLFRAMSPDQQQVLFENTARNMGDATLQIKHRWINHCYQADPAYGEGVAKALQIDLKEVDLKLPQRTTREANYNANHKHPGLDVPSQDIGKKPSEKADNMGIDTNVDPKTLIEPMDDPFLL; encoded by the coding sequence ATGCAGAAAGAAAAAACAACAAAATGCCCCATGGAAAAAAACGGTCTGGGTGACCCCCTGCCCAGCAAAAACGCCTGCGTGGGAGACCATCCCCACATCACCTCGGCGGCCGGTGCACCGGTTGAAAGCAATCAGGATGCCATGACCGTCGGGGCACGTGGCCCCATGCTGCTCCAGGATGTCTGGTTTCTGGAAAAGCTGGCCCATTTCGACCGCGAGGTCATTCCGGAACGGCGTATGCACGCCAAGGGCTCCGGTGCCTACGGTGTCTTCACCGTAACCCACGACATCAGCAGGTATAGCAAGGCCAAGATCTTTGCCGAAATCGGCAAGAAAACCGAGATGTTCGCCCGTTTCTCCACTGTGGCTGGTGAACGGGGTGCAGCCGATGCCGAACGGGATATTCGCGGTTTTGCCCTGAAATTCTACACCGAGGAAGGCAACTGGGACATGGTGGGCAACAACACCCCGGTATTCTTCTTCCGCGACCCCCTCAAATTTCCGGATCTGAACCACGCGGTCAAACGCGATCCCCGCACCAACATGCGCAGTCCCAACAACAACTGGGACTTCTGGAGCTCCCTGCCCGAGGCTCTGCATCAGGTCACCATCATCATGAGCGATCGGGGTATCCCCTCTTCCTACCGTTTCATGCACGGTTTCAGTAGCCATGCCTACAGCATGATCAATGCCGACAACAGGCGGGTTTGGGTCAAGTTCCACTTCCGCTCACAGCAGGGCATCTTGAATCTGACCGACCAGGAAGCGGCCGTGGTGGTGGGCAATGACCGGGAAAGCCACCAGCGCGACCTCTACACCGCCATTGAAAAAGGCCAGTTTCCCAAGTGGAAGATGTACATCCAGGTGATGAGCGAAGAGCAGGCCAAGGCCATGCCCTACAACCCCTTTGACCTGACCAAGGTGTGGTACAAACACGAGTTTCCACTCATCGAGGTAGGTGAGTTCGAACTCAACCGCAACCCGGACAACTACTTTGCCGAGGTGGAGCAGGCCGCCTTCAACCCGGCCAACGTGGTCCCCGGCATCAGCTTTTCACCAGACCGCATGCTTCAGGGCCGCCTGTTCTCTTACAGCGATGCCCAGCGCTACCGCCTGGGGGTCAATCACCACCAGATTCCGGTCAATGCACCACGCGGGGTGAAACATCCGCACAGCTACCATCGCGACGGCCTGATGCGGGTGGATGGCAATCGGGGCAGCGAAAACCACTACGAACCCAACAGCTACGGCAACTGGAAAGACCATATCGACCAGCTGCAACCTTCCCAGCGAGCCGATGGTGATATCTACCGCTACGATTTCCGCGAAGACGACCATGATTACTACAGTCAGCCCGGCAAACTCTTCCGGGCCATGAGCCCGGATCAGCAGCAGGTGCTCTTTGAAAACACCGCCCGCAACATGGGTGATGCCACCCTGCAGATCAAGCACCGCTGGATCAATCACTGCTATCAGGCAGATCCGGCCTATGGCGAGGGTGTGGCCAAAGCCCTGCAGATCGATCTCAAGGAGGTGGATCTCAAGTTGCCGCAACGGACCACGCGCGAGGCCAACTACAACGCAAACCACAAGCACCCGGGGCTTGATGTCCCCTCGCAGGATATCGGCAAGAAGCCCTCGGAAAAGGCGGACAACATGGGCATTGACACCAATGTCGATCCCAAAACCCTGATCGAACCGATGGACGATCCGTTTTTGCTGTAA